A stretch of DNA from Streptomyces gobiensis:
CAAACTCAACGCCACCATCGAACGGGACGCCCTGGGCGATATCGACCAGGCCGGGCTGAAGGCACGGCATGCGATCACCCCTGAGGGTGACGAGGAATACCAGCCGCTGAAGCTGACCAGCACTCAGTTCCATATCCCCCAGCAGGCGGGCTGGCCGAAGTTCTTCGTGGTCGACGCGGCCAGCAACAAGGCGAGCGAGAAACGCTGGATGCTGGTCTTCGCCCGGGACAGCATCGACGACAAGTGGAAAGCGGCCTATCTGGGGCTGCTGAACCCGGACGATGTACCGGACCTGGCCAAGGACGAGGACGGCTACGCCAAGGCCGTACCGAACGGCGGCGGGGCTGACCTGCTCATCGCGCCGGACAAGCTGAGCAAGGCGTACACCACCTACCTCCAGGACGGCAAGGGCAGCACCTTCGCCGATGGCCCGCAGACCACGGAGTGGCGCGAGAGGCGGGAGAAGTGGGCCAACCGGCCCGCGGCTCGTAATGAGTGGGCGGACCTGCCAGCCGACTCCGAGCAGTACCCGCCGATGGGGCTGTACACCGAGGACGGCGACGCGCTGGTCTTCTTCGCCTCGCACCACCACACCAAGCAGACCGTGGCCGAGGGGTATACACCGAAGGTCGACCCGCTGGTCGAGCCGCTGATGAAGGGCGAGGCGAAGCGGTCGCTGACCCAGATGCTCATGGGTCAGCAGGTGGTCAGTGTTCCGGCTGCGGACGCCGACGAGGATCAGGTCGGCTTTCTGGACCGGCAGAGTGGGGTCGTCTCCGCGGAGGGTGAGTAGGGCCCGGCGGTGGGTTGCCCCGCGCGGCTGCGGGGGCGCCGGGGGTGGGTGTCCCCGTATCCCTCCCCCAGCTACCTCCCCCAGACTCCGTCTGGGGGAGGTGCCCCCAGGAGGTGCCCCCACCCTCCCGGAAACCGGGGCTTCGCCCCGCGGCCCCAGGGGTGGCCGGGTGCGGGCCGGTGGCCCCGGTGTTGTGCCCACCAAGCGTCGCGAGCTCTGTTGCGGGGTGGGCCGGAGCGTCGTGGCTGGTGTGGGTGGGTGGTTGCGTAGCAGGGTGGGCCCACGCCCCTCGCGGGGCTGGGGGCACCTCCCAGCGGTAGCTGGGGGAGAGTGCCCACAACACTCGGCGGGGCGGTGCCCACAACGTTTCTAGCGGGCTGGCCAGGGGGCTGGGTCGTGGTCTGGTTTCTCGTCGGCGTAGGCGGCGCACGCGTCGGTCAGCGCCTCCAGCAGGGTCAGTGGGTCGGGCAGTGGCCGTTCCGGGGCCCGCACCCAGCTGACGTCAAGGGGCACCTCGCCCAGCAGCTGGGCCGGGGGCACCAGGACATAGCTGCCCCGGCAGTGCCAGCGCAGGCCAGGGTGCTCGTCCATGGTCTCCGGATGGCAGTCCAGTTCACAGGGCCACCACTCGTCCTCGTCCGCCGGGGTGCCGCGGGTGGCGGTGAAGAAGAGCATCCGGTCATGACCGGAGAGGGCGACCGGGCCCACCTCGATGGCTGCGGTCTCCAGCCGTTCCAGTGCGGCACGCCCCGCTTCGGCGGGGACGTCCAGCACATCGTGGGCGAGACCGGTGGCGGTGATGAAGTTCGCCTGCGGGCGGTTACGGGCCCAGCGCTCGATCTGCTCGGGGTCGGTGCTGGCCTGGGTCTGCCAGGCGAAGGAGAGGGGATGGCGCCCGGGAGTGGGACAGCCGATCCGCTCACAGGAGCAGCCGTACCCCTCCGGATGGGCCGCCGGGGCCAGCGGGAAGCCCGCGGCGGCCGAGGCCAGCAGCAGATTCTCGCGCACGCGGGCGGCATCCTCCGCCGCACCGCCGCCGGCGCTCCTGGAGCGTCGGCGCAACCACTGGGAGAACCTGCTTTCGCGTTCCATCAATCGCCTCACTCCAGACCGGGACCATG
This window harbors:
- a CDS encoding bifunctional DNA primase/polymerase → MERESRFSQWLRRRSRSAGGGAAEDAARVRENLLLASAAAGFPLAPAAHPEGYGCSCERIGCPTPGRHPLSFAWQTQASTDPEQIERWARNRPQANFITATGLAHDVLDVPAEAGRAALERLETAAIEVGPVALSGHDRMLFFTATRGTPADEDEWWPCELDCHPETMDEHPGLRWHCRGSYVLVPPAQLLGEVPLDVSWVRAPERPLPDPLTLLEALTDACAAYADEKPDHDPAPWPAR